The following nucleotide sequence is from Eschrichtius robustus isolate mEscRob2 chromosome 10, mEscRob2.pri, whole genome shotgun sequence.
AACCAGAGGCAGTGGAATGGGTTTAGACGATTATTACAATAGACACTTGCAGTAAATAGTTCCAGCTAAAAATAATGATGGTTTCCTAGTGAACCAGGGATAGTCAGAATAAAAAAaactgggtgtgggtgtgggagaAATTATGGAGACAAAATGTCCAGCAAACAGGGACTGGATGAAGTAAATGAAGTAGAAGAATCAGTAAGGACTCTGGGTAGGCAACACTCAAATCTCTGCCTTTATGTCCATttgtctatctctctatctatccacctacctatctatccatcccATCTCCCTGACCATTTAATTGGGCTGTACATCTGTGTGGAAGTCTATTTGGATATTTCCCTAGGACTTCTAATTCCTATGCCCTAAATAGAACTAATTATCTACCCTAGCTATACTAATCACTTCTTCTCCACGCTCTcacctattttttttctgtttttttttttaaattggggtatagttgctttacagtgttgtgttagtttctgctgtacaacgaagtgaatcagctatatgtatacatatatcccctccctcttggacccgtcactgtttgcagatgagatgatgctatacatagaaaatcctaaagatgctaccagaaaactactagagctcatcaatgaattcggtaaagttgcaggatataaaattaatacacagaaatctgttgcatttctacacactaacaatgaaagatcagacagagaaattaaggaaacaatcccatttaccatcacatcaaaaagaataaaatacctaggaataaacctacctaaggaggcaaaagacctgtactccaaaaaccataagatgctgatgaaagaaattgaagatgacacaaacaggtgaaaagatataccatgttcttggattggaggaatcaatattgtcaaaatgactatactacccaaggcaatctaccgactcaatgcaatccctatcaaattaccaatggcatttttcacagaactagaacaaataattttaaaatttgtatggaaatacaaaagaccccaaatagccaaaggaatctgagaaagaaaaacggagctgaaggaatgaggctccctgacttcagaccgtATTACATTTTGATTTATCTGCAGTGTTTTGTGTATACCTCTGTATTTTAAAATCGTTTTTCTAGGGATTACAATGTACTTAAGTAACATATCATAATCTACTAGTATCGACATTTTAacatttcaaagagaaaacaTCCCCACGGTTAGGGCCTTCCTGTCTgtgatactattattatctcttcACACATGGAAATGTctgataaaaattttataattttaaaaagtcaacagaagagtctacttctttatccatatttcttgCTCTTTCCTTAGTTCTGATTCTCCCAGTTTTCTTCTCTCATCATTTCCTTGATgtttgaagaacttcctttagcaattCTTTTAGAGCATTCTGCAGGTGACAAATTCTCTTAGATCTCCTTTAACTGGGActgttttatttcacatttaaagGATAAATTCTCGATTGAGAGTTCTGTTTTTCAAAACGTTTCTCCTCTTCTGGCCCATTTTGATGAGAAATCTGTGGGTTTGATGAGTTATCCTTCTATAGGGAACGTGTCTGTTCTCTTTGTTTCCCTTCAAAACgttttctttgcctttagttttcagaaatttgattATGATACGTCTTGACATGGATTTCTACAGCTTTGTCCTATTTGGATTTTGAGCAGTTTCTTCAATCTttagatttatatattttgacaGACTTGGAAAAGGAAAATACCACAGCATAAACTAAGACAAAATAGTGCTTTGTTATTAATAGCACCATAAGAGACCCAAGTGTGGAGCTCTTATAAACCCGGTTTAAATTTTATGGTCTAAACCAGGGTCAGCAAACTAGAGCCCAAATGCCAAATCACCACCCCTTCTGtttataagtaaagttttattggaatacagtcaTGCCCATTTTCCTTATTATCTATGCCCACTATCAGCACGATCCACAAAGCCTTAAATATGCactctctggccctttgcagATAACGTTTGCTGACCCGGGTCAAGACTAAAGGTTTGAGAGAGCCTCTCCTTTCTCTGAGCCTAGATTAAAATCTTGGGAATTTCCACCCCTCTGGCCAGTCACATGGTTCAGAAGATAAAGACAGACACACCTGGGCAGGATATCAGCCAGGAGCCCACCAGAAAACATGGGTCCCTCAAATTAAAACTATTCCAGGAGGTTTTACCAACAAAACAGCACTTATCACAGTGTGGATGGGTATAAAGGACCCGTAGTGGATGTGTGATCATCTCGGTCTAGTGACAGCAGAGGGGCAGCTACGACCTCAAGACTCAGGGTAACCAAGGGAAGACACAGTTACTGGAGACAAATAGGCCAGTAGAGGACCCTGAGGGGCAGCCCCGGGCCAGGCCAGGTGACCCTGAGGGACGTCCGCAGAGCAGCagccctgccctctcctccccttccttctacCTCTTACTGTGGGCCACTCGCAATCAGAGGGGAGCTCAAACGGCACAGAACCCAGGGATTTAGTTGGGAACCAGGCGGAGTGAGGAAGGGTGAGAGGGGTCAAGGGGCAGAGGTCAAAAGACAGGAAATATGGCAAGAATGTGAGCGAGTTTTTCCTAAGTTGGACCACCTGACCAGCCATTaataaaaagacactaatcagtgAACTTCAATCAGAAAAGCAGAATGTGTGTgggtgagaaagagaaaggaagcaagAACGGCCAAGGGGTTCACCCTAGTGTCCCTGTGGGTGTGCAGGGgggcacatgcatgcacacacatacgtGCTCACAGgggcacacgcatgcacacacacacagggcacacacatgcatgcacacatacacgcacacaggggcacacacatacccacacaggCACATGCATGCATGCCCACATGCGCACACACAGgggcacatgcatgcacacacagggGCACACGCATGCACGTGACACATACCCACACAAGGgggcacatgcatgcacacacatacgtgcacacaggggcacacacatgcatgcacacatacacacacatagggGACACATGCAtatacccacacatacacacacacagaggcacatgcatgcatgcacacatgcgcacacacaggggcacatgcatgcacgcacacagaggcacacacatgcacacacacacatgagaaATACAGGACAACTGTATCAAGAGAATTCAACAATTTTCCCTAAATATGCAAATTCCAAACATGATTTTGTCCCAGGTTCCCTCGTTGCTTTGGAAGTCTGTCGAATACCTTCACAAAACATTGGATATCAGTCCCTCAGCCTGTTCTCACCAAATCATTATCTATAAATTATTTAAGGGGAGATTTTCAGTAGCAACTGTGACCAAATTCAAACAACAAC
It contains:
- the LOC137771029 gene encoding putative uncharacterized protein C18orf15, encoding MCVCACVCLCVRACMCPCVCACVHACMCLCVCVCVVCVYVCMHVCALCVCACVCPCEHLVPASHSPHCELGPGSENALPQLPLWSHPHCVM